The Silene latifolia isolate original U9 population chromosome 4, ASM4854445v1, whole genome shotgun sequence region atcccagcagcagtaatcaacaatAATACGCTAAAccaaccgctcaccatccccgaatggatcaccgcagataccacaaaaaacaacacggggtcgatcgactaaccaaatataagataaaacaataaagtaaatagcTGATCATCCACTATCCCACACTCATCACCTCGTACCAACACCGACTACacacgaagtgtgtagccctgccagattacccatcgcaacaggtaatcctcgccgcatGGGTGACatgacccatccccacctagtccggctcctcaacgagcgactaacgtccctgtcccttaatgtgcacatcccctcccgtggcgggttccacggagggcgaactagggtgtggagccactcccgcaagtgactccaccacaatctcaatcacaacATCGTTTTGTCACATGACAACGTCATCATTACCACAaccactatactccgatgatcaacggATAGCCATGaatcacaatacaatcataaattcaattcaattaacagtagactgagtagggagaccctacctcatcgcaaagcatgaaagacttccaaCTACAGCcgcgcacgactccaataagcaccctaacaataataaccatgtcctattacacgactatactcaaagaatcaatcaaaaggacacaaggcagcaacttacctaaccttgcacatcAGTGACGACATAaacaaccaccacccacgtcCTCCTTGCTCCGAGAATCCCAACATTCCCATGGTAGGGTTTTAAGCTAATCCCTTTTAGGTATGaggctatggagtgatagagTAGGGAGATgttctagggttagagaaagagaaactgtcgaggaaatgagaaaatagaaatgaatctcgcgaacacgcatttataataacgcgtcgacagcagccatactcggtcgagtataggaatactcggccgagtagactccactcggtcgagtattggtgatactcggccgagtggcctccgctaggtcgagtGACTGACTTATACGCCCCCTATTAccagtctgatccctcacccaatcatccctaaggtctgtttggtcaacaagatcggtcaacagcGTTCCTACAATTCCCGAGTATtacaaaaaatttcgaaaatttaccgaaaaaacaatgttgcggtttatcgatttttaataaaataatcataaaaacatggaaaaattattttcactaacttttcaattttagatctgaaaaagataataaaatgcaacattagacgtttttcctaagtcatagattatgttttattaattttccactaataatgtcactatttatgctatttttcttcaaaaatccataaatcatgcaaaaagacttctttatagccaattattttacacacatcttgtaaaattgcatatgacaacatattaattttctatgaccatattcgaaatttaactcatattaacctatttttcacctaaatccgaatttaataatgaaaaattcatttttcgagcataacaagtccaaaaattatgaaaatttacaggttatctcaaaataatatatgtgacaacatatccaaaaatcaatggaaaattcgaagtatagctaattttagaccaaaaatgacatttttactcataaaatcacatttaaatgccattattgtaaattatgaacaataaaaatccgaaaaattaaccaaaatatcctaaaacattttaggaccagaaatattaacatgcatggattaatttcgtgatatatcataataacacaaattttacaagttttatttgttattcttataactcggaaaaacttttaaccaatttgcatgcaaacaaccgtggctctgataccgattgaaggaaatgtagattcatatacatactaacatactcatatatgttgaaattaatttgtcataaaattaaatacggattttatgcatgcaaacaaaatataaatagaggagaaatcatgtccttacattgtggatttcggttatattgggcacaagagagatcacctttctctcttgttcttgagctttccttatggatgaacaagatctaagtataggatctctccctaagctttatacccaaggctttctcttaatttaattaatattacaagaactagtataatattaattaggtagaaaattgaaccaaaatatttataaaacacataaatgtttcggtttttagagagaaggagaggaggatttttattctctctaaaattgtattttggatgatagaaggaatgaatgaataatacactacacttagtatattattaggtaaaaattatagaaaaaacaatgatgggtttttgcttctcaaaaccgtgtaagaggagaggtaaaggggagccaatgcatggacttatttgtcttcacaatgcaccataggcttgcatgactactaaagcaaaacaatcattatgtttagctactaattaaacaattaattagcttaatcctcttcttgtaatttcggtccatttgataatatggattccatattatttttgtcaattgtcaatatgtcacatgtcatatgtgacataaatttgttatgtatttttaacatattaaaaatcaacgtattaataaaaatacgtcacatacaaaaattaacttagtaatttcataattacttgtgccaaaatattttaccatttataaatcacaacagattgtatttataacaattcattcaatttaattgttacattaaacaatttatttcatccgagtaattatacaatttaattactcagaccgtatctcatttaatcacatttcaatttgatacgtaaattttacttccaaaatcgtccgtcaattttcaagtaatttaattaactcgcaacattatacgattaattaaataatcaattaagagtgttgccctataggtatgacctaggggtcaatcgatcaccaccgtcgcacgacaagtaatgtcaaactctagtcaccaatcattaccgatatatgttgaccagttgacagtaacaatattacttcccaattgtattctttataatgagatttaaacatgtgatcatcatgatcaacagtcgtgatcgcattattgtcggaggacacatattccaacagtaccCAAACACGAATCCTTTTCTATAAATCGATTTCCGAGTTTtcttaaaacttggtggcgactcctttttCAAAACACCCCGTGGATCATCAAATTCCCACATCCACAAATTTCATACAATAAAATTTAAACGATAAATTTAGGTAGCTTGCAGGACAGTGCCAAACACCAAAACTAGTTAAGATATATGGTACTGACTTAATATCAGTCTCGCTCCTCTTAAAAACAGAAAGAACGAACCATACATTTAGATTGTATAAATTGTAAATCCTAATATCACAATCTCGCTTGTCGCTCCTTTTAAATTTTTTCGTCCCTAAGTTCGAATCATAGCTCCACATGCTTATGTGAatgaaattttaaatttatatagaTATCCGAATTCTGGATAAACACAGTGCACCTCAATCCGATCAATTACATTACTAAAACATAAACTACAATCCTAGGTACAAAAACAACGTCGAATTAACTATTAAGTGCGTGTCAACGAGTACATTTTAGAAAGACACAGATGTCATATAGTCAAGTTACCTAATAGCTTTAATCCACCTCAAACACACATGTCATGTTGTCAAGTAAACCTATCTAAGTTTTTTTTAGAGTCCCTGTTTAAACCGCTAGACTAGATAACTGGATTGAAACTTTATCGAGGTTTCGATCCTCTATTTATACCAGTGGGAATTAATTTCCAAAGAGTAATATATCATATAACAACTAAGAGTTAAAGAGAGCACAGTTTGAATTTGAAGAAAAAGGTATAAAAAATGTCGTCAAGGCAAGAAAGCAAAGAAGAGTTAGATAGGAAGGCTAAGGAAGGGGAGACTGTTGTTCCTGGTGGTACTGGTGGTAAAAGCCTTGAAGCCCAACAGCACCTTGCTGAAGGTCCATCTATctcattccctttttcttttttctttttctttttctttataGATTCATACATACTCGATCCGTCTCGTTCAGATTATTTGAATGTTTACCTTTTACAAAATATATTCTTTATAGGGATATTTTTATTTAAGCTAAACAAATGACTAGAACCTAGGGGGCTATATATgttatttatcgtattttataGTCCGCATTTGGTCACGTCAAATATACAAGTGAATTGATTAGTAAAACGGTCAAATAATTTTCATTTAATTTCGAGCCATATCCCACTCTCCAAGAAACCTCACcgttttttgattttgatttttgaggtaTCACCAAGGGGTTTTAAACTTATATTCCCTCCATCCCAATCATTTGGTAATTTGATATAAATAatcctctcaaaaaaaaaaaagataacaaATAAATAcgacggagggagtaattgttaTGACATCTATTTTTCTACATAAGATTGTTATCGTAAGGGAATAATATTCTTTTATGTAAATAAGAATTGAACCCTCCAAATATTAATCTATAAGACCTTCGGGAGGTGGTAATGATCATGGATGAGATGCATGCATGCAGGAAGGAGCAAAGGAGGGCAAAAAGGAGGACAGACAAGGAAAGATCAGCTTGGAACAGAAGGCTACAAGGAGATGGGCAGCAAAGGCGGCCGTAGCTCTGGTAAAAATGAAGACGACGATGAAGGACTCGACGTCGATGAAGCCACGGGTTGATCGTCACTTATCAGTATTAAGATACTagtatgtactagttaattactcCGTAGTTTGgctatttagtttaatttgttaaattAGATAGCCAACTTTTGAATAAGGTCATCATGTATCTATAATTATCTATTAGTATAGATTAGATCCCGCGCATACATCCACGGTATATATAGATCTTTTACTAAATAAAAGCATAATTTATAGAATTTTAATTTAcatattaatttttcatatttaagCAATTAAAAAATTACCATGCATCTCAACAGGGAGAGACATTTTATGACCCTTGCACATTCACGATAGTGATAATTTGTAAAATATGCAGGTTACGGCGCCGTTTGGTAAACGGTATATTGGCCAATTTTTatattcaagggttttagcatgtttgaccaattaatatgctaattttagtgtttggtaaacaacatatatATTGAAACAACATATTTGGGGTAAATATGTTGTTTACCCCAGCATATTGGTTAACATAGGAAATTTTTCTACATGAAAaataacaatctactaatcgtaatctgccaattacTAAATACccaaattaattctgctaattattatatgctagtcaaaccttctgataaaatctgtcatttagaatctgcttttgcaatcagcttatgctgaaattaattcGCTGTTTTCCAAACATGACCTACAATATAGCTACTTTGGGGGCGAATTTTAAATATATGATTTTAAATTCAAAATATGCCtcatatataaaatgtaaaatTGGCCCCCGtataatttttttgaattttatatttGTCTCGGCATAAATCTTGAATGAGATAGAATGATATTTGATTTATTCCCATTATTAATTTATTtcctttattaaaaataatatttCTTTTTTACTGTAGATTTGCTTTGAAATATTCAAAGGTTTCAGTTTATGGAAATTATTGTTTTCTTATTGATATTATAGTTGTTTTCTTAAAAATTTTGTAATGTGTAAAGTCCATGTTAATCAGATATTGGCATAGCAAGAAGTAGAGCCTcagattatattttttttttgagaaaagatcattatcattaataaaaagtcatacgacatctacaacatatgtcaagctcaatcggatacaaatcgattacaaccatagaaaataaattcttgttcaaagaatgaaacactgcaacagagtctctatcatcgattcgccgcaaaaggctttcatccataagagggtctccgaatcttccttgacgagtatccatttcttctgacgtgattgattgtagccatgaatcggacaaaatatgtaaaaccatataacgatctataataacaacgctgatcttctgctgacttattagaaaactgcaaacgaaccagaaaacgaaagctctcaaactgagagaaggacaccaccgatagacggggacggagccctcagaaagagagacgaaacaaaaacgaaagcggaaattaaacaaaaacataaaggaaaatAGATTGCAAACTATTGATTGAAAAATAAAGcaattttggggcttaccatcgattgaTGATCGATGGGAGCCCCGTATAATTGATGGAGCCTCAGATTATATTTGAACATGTTTATTTGTTTAACATCCAAGAAAAAGCCTTTTTTTACTAAAGTATGCagttgtgacaccctcatactccaagtgccttatcaggaccacttaggtataaggacgacaccatctcggtttcccgaggcaatgataatcataagacaataacgaaacatacttaaaagtaaataatgtttaacgtgattacatgccaataccaaaactgttaaaaagaaataaaagttcCTAAAACTGTCTActgtcaaaatactatcaagtgtcagacacagcggaagacttctaaactgcaacgtggtgactcatcccagctatcccatacgcatcgtctcatacctgctcaataactgctcaccacctccgaatggatcaccacagtttttagaacatttaaacggggtcagtactatttacataaaagCAAGCCACAACAAATCAAACGCCAAAACAGCTCAATACACAATGAACCtcagtctccataatcaatctccacacaactgactacacactaaagtgtgtagtcctgccagagtacccatcgcaacaggtactccacaccgccagtggaggaccgctgccgttcccacctaagccccgctcatctccatcgagcgataaacccctgttcattaatgtgcacatccctcctgtggcgggttccatagaaggcgaatcaagggcgtgaagccacttccgcaagtgactccactcagccagggacgcaccccgaataccacagacagatacaacaacaatcaacgatattaataaacaatacaaccaacaatataaccaacaaccgtcacaaccaccaacaatatactttaacaataatcacaatgaaaccaccaaacacatcatgtaattaatactgagtagggaaaccctacctggaaagcaatcacagaatcagacgatctagcagctgtcttaaaatctctcctctacgaatcctcctcctatacatacattcatacaattactaccttaaccacaAAAAAGATAAAAACCCCCAAATGCCCAAaatagggtttaaccaacattaacaaaatgctataaaaattatttgtagaacttacccttgacgcaaggataacaacggtataaagaacaaaggaaaccgacacctctcgctccgggatttgccaataatgcgaatgaatcgaacaacgtaacttgcaatctctcctttttgtgtttttaggtttgtaaaagtgtttaggaaaaagatgacggagtattatatattaatccgcattattaacaaacccgtcgcaaatcacccgactaccgacttactcgatcgagtaagttacgtACTCGATCGtgtgccacttactcgattgagtgccaaggttactcgattgagtaccctacaggcagactactgattCGTATACAAAACATACTTACTTGAtaaagtaagccccactcgatagagtacccaaagactcataaaaccgtagtattacagtcttccctccttaaaaagaacttcgtccccgaagttcaacccatacataaaaaaaaaaacaaacatactaactcgatcaagacacaacaacgcaactaggaactcaaaacaaaaccccacctatcaaacaagaactcttaacaccaactccaccaactatgcctacctccacaacatgtttCACGATATCATATCAACTAcatttagacctggcaaaatcaacccgacccggttgacccgacccgaaaaggatgacccgagacccgaaattgacccgaattgctgaa contains the following coding sequences:
- the LOC141652379 gene encoding protein SLE2-like → MSSRQESKEELDRKAKEGETVVPGGTGGKSLEAQQHLAEGRSKGGQKGGQTRKDQLGTEGYKEMGSKGGRSSGKNEDDDEGLDVDEATG